The Cucumis melo cultivar AY chromosome 5, USDA_Cmelo_AY_1.0, whole genome shotgun sequence genome has a segment encoding these proteins:
- the LOC103492775 gene encoding nifU-like protein 3, chloroplastic — MVATFSTRAQPFKSTPIAATLYPSSSHPTSPSHLSLFKSSFFRGQFCSRRFLRFNPSCTRIRRLGNVISPSCVLPLTEENVEKVLDEVRPSLMADGGNVALHEIDGLVVILKLQGACGSCPSSTMTLKMGIETRLRDKIPEILEVEQIMDTETGLELNEENVEKVLSEIRPYLAGTGGGILEVIEIKDYVVKVRLSGPAAGVMTVRVALTQKLREKIPAIAAVQLIE; from the exons ATGGTGGCCACTTTCTCAACTCGAGCTCAACCTTTCAAATCAACTCCAATAGCTGCAACTCTGTATCCTTCATCCTCTCACCCAACTTCACCTTCCCATTTGTCTCTCTTCAAG AGTTCTTTCTTTAGAGGTCAGTTTTGTAGCCGGCGCTTTCTTCGATTCAATCCAAGTTGTACTCGGATACGTCGTTTAG GGAATGTGATATCACCTAGTTGTGTTCTTCCATTGACTGAGGAAAATGTGGAGAAAGTTTTGGATGAAGTAAGGCCAAGCTTGATGGCTGATGGAGGGAATGTTGCTCTGCATGAGATAGATGGGCTTGTTGTGATATTGAAGCTTCAAGGAGCATGTGGGTCTTGTCCAAGCTCAACAATGACACTTAAAATGGGAATTGAGACAAGACTTAGAGACAAAATTCCTGAAATTTTGGAAGTTGAGCAGATCATGGACACTGAAACAGGACTTGAACTCAATGAGGAAAATGTTGAAAAG GTACTTTCAGAGATTAGACCATACTTAGCAGGAACAGGAGGTGGAATCTTGGAAGTTATTGAGATAAAAGATTATGTGGTTAAGGTGCGGCTGAGCGGACCTGCAGCAGGGGTTATGACTGTTCGAGTTGCTCTCACACAGAAGTTGAGAGAGAAAATACCAGCCATTGCAGCAGTACAGCTTATAGAGTAG
- the LOC103492785 gene encoding uncharacterized protein LOC103492785, with translation MSLPSSQLSFLSTAFSFSFSPPRAHNLRLLYSSSAVVSCKLPPASDDPKGNENRVAKLAIVTLMAGILTLGSVHDASAAKTGGRVGGQAFRSAAPRPSSPRINNNSRTNIYINPRVAPPLVGGYGFGYGVPYYGGWGWSPFSFFAPSPTVAVGIGGGLDVLFFFILLGSVAAFVRKILGRREADDDDY, from the exons ATGTCATTACCTTCCTCCCAACTCAGTTTTCTCTCCACCGCCTTCTCTTTCTCCTTCTCCCCTCCACGGGCCCACAACCTTCGTCTCCTCTATTCTTCCAGTGCCGTCGTCTCTTGCAAACTCCCTCCCGCTTCCGATGATCCCAA GGGAAATGAGAATCGGGTCGCGAAGCTTGCGATTGTTACTTTAATGGCTGGGATTCTGACATTGGGATCGGTTCATGATGCTTCCGCCGCCAAGACTGGCGGCCGAGTCGGCGGTCAGGCCTTCCGTTCGGCGGCTCCTCGGCCGTCGTCCCCGAGAATCAACAATAATTCTAG gacaaatatatacataaatccAAGAGTAGCACCTCCATTAGTAGGTGGCTATGGGTTTGGATATGGTGTGCCATACTATGGTGGATGGGGATGGTCACCATTTTCATTCTTTGCACCTTCCCCAACAGTTGCTGTTGGCATTGGAGGAGGTCTTGatgttcttttcttcttcattttgcTTGGTTCTGTTGCAGCTTTTGTGAGAAAAATCCTTGGAAGAAGGGAAGCAGATGATGATGATTACTAA
- the LOC103492758 gene encoding putative glucose-6-phosphate 1-epimerase has translation MSGEKVAVSSGPSSGSVDVVKGINGLDKVVLRDPRGSSAEVYLYGAHVTSWKNDHGEEMLFVSSKAIFKPPKPIRGGIPICFPQFSNLGPLEAHGFARNKFWSIDNNPPPLQTNTSSKTFVDLILKPSEEDTRVWPHSYEYRLRVAVGPAGELSLTSRVRNTNADGKPFSFTFAYHTYFSVSDISEVRVEGLETLDYLDNLQSRARFTEQGDALTFESEVDKIYLSTPSKIAILDHEKKRTFVVRKEGLPDAVVWNPWDKRAKAISDFGDEEYKYMLCVEAAAIEKPITLKPGEEWRGRLELSAVPSSYCSGQLDPQKVLHGI, from the exons ATGAGCGGCGAAAAGGTTGCGGTATCCTCCGGACCTTCTTCTGGTTCTGTAGATGTTGTTAAGGGCATCAATGGTCTCGATAAAGTCGTTCTTCGCGACCCACGTGGTAGTTCTGCTGAG GTCTATTTATATGGCGCCCATGTGACATCTTGGAAGAATGACCATGGGGAAGAGATGCTTTTTGTTAGTAGCAAG GCTATCTTCAAGCCTCCAAAACCAATTCGTGGAGGGATTCCAATATGTTTTCCTCAA TTTTCAAATCTTGGTCCACTTGAGGCACATGGATTTGCTAGAAACAAATTTTGGAGCATTGACAATAATCCACCTCCTCTTCAAACGAATACCTCCAGCAAGACTTTTGTTGATCTAATCCTAAAGCCCTCTGAAGAGGATACAAGGGTTTGGCCACATAG TTATGAGTACCGTTTGAGGGTAGCTGTAGGACCTGCTGGAGAGCTATCGTTGACATCACGTGTTAGGAATACCAATGCAGATGGAAAGCCTTTCTCATTCACATTTGCTTATCACACTTACTTCTCAGTATCGGATATAAG TGAAGTTCGGGTGGAAGGTTTGGAGACCTTGGACTATCTTGACAACTTGCAGAGTAGAGCACGTTTTACTGAACAGGGGGATGCTTTAACTTTTGAATCAGAA GTGGACAAGATATATCTTAGCACTCCATCTAAAATAGCAATTCTGGATCATGAGAAGAAGAGGACTTTTGTGGTTCGAAAAGAAGGACTTCCAGATGCCG TGGTATGGAATCCTTGGGATAAGAGAGCAAAGGCAATAAGTGATTTTGGAGATGAAGAGTACAAGTATATGCTGTGTGTGGAGGCTGCAGCTATTGAAAAGCCTATCACACTGAAACCGGGCGAGGAATGGAGAGGAAGACTGGAACTTTCTGCTGTTCCTTCAAGTTACTGTAGTGGGCAACTTGATCCTCAGAAAGTCCTCCATGGCATCTGA